The Rhododendron vialii isolate Sample 1 chromosome 6a, ASM3025357v1 genome includes a window with the following:
- the LOC131330729 gene encoding 1-aminocyclopropane-1-carboxylate oxidase 1-like, with the protein MEYFPVINMEKLNGEERGATMELIKDACENWGFFELMNHGIPHEFMDTVERLTKEHYKKCMEERFKDLMATKALEGVQAEVTDMDWESTFYLRHLPQSNISEVPDLEAEYREVMKEFAKRLEKLAEELLDLLCENLGLEKGYLKHAFNGAKGPNFGTKVSNYPPCPKPDLIKGLRAHTDAGGIILLFQDDKVSGLQLLKDGQWIDVPPMRHSIVINLGDQLEVITNGKYKSILHRVIAQTDGNRMSIASFYNPGSDAVIYPAPALVEKQAEEGKETYPKFVFDDYMKLYAGLKFQAKEPRFEAMKAIETNVTMGPIATA; encoded by the exons ATGGAGTACTTCCCAGTGATCAACATGGAGAAACTAAACGGTGAAGAAAGGGGAGCCACAATGGAGCTCATCAAAGATGCTTGTGAGAACTGGGGATTCTTTGAG TTGATGAACCATGGAATTCCACATGAGTTTATGGACACTGTGGAGAGGCTGACAAAGGAGCACTACAAGAAGTGCATGGAAGAGAGGTTCAAGGACCTGATGGCAACCAAGGCTCTAGAGGGTGTCCAAGCAGAGGTCACTGACATGGACTGGGAGAGCACCTTCTACTTGCGCCACCTCCCTCAGTCCAACATATCTGAAGTACCCGACCTTGAAGCTGAATATAG GGAGGTGATGAAGGAATTTGCAAAAAGATTGGAGAAACTGGCAGAGGAGCTCCTAGACTTGCTATGTGAGAATCTGGGACTAGAGAAAGGCTACCTAAAGCATGCTTTCAATGGAGCAAAGGGTCCTAACTTTGGAACCAAGGTCAGCAACTACCCACCATGTCCCAAGCCAGATTTGATCAAGGGGCTCCGAGCCCACACTGATGCCGGCGGCATCATCTTGCTCTTCCAAGATGACAAGGTCAGCGGCCTCCAACTCCTCAAGGACGGCCAGTGGATCGACGTTCCTCCGATGCGCCATTCAATTGTCATCAACCTTGGTGACCAACTTGAG GTGATCACCAATGGGAAATACAAGAGTATACTCCACCGAGTCATCGCCCAAACGGATGGAAACCGGATGTCAATAGCATCATTTTACAACCCAGGGAGTGATGCTGTGATCTATCCTGCACCAGCACTGGTGGAGAAGCAAGCAGAGGAAGGAAAGGAAACATACCCAAAATTCGTGTTCGACGACTACATGAAACTGTATGCAGGGCTGAAGTTCCAGGCCAAGGAGCCAAGATTTGAAGCCATGAAAGCCATTGAAACTAATGTCACTATGGGTCCCATTGCAACAGCTTAA